AATATACTTGAAAGGGGGGGTTATAAAGGGTTATGTGGCTATAAATAGAGATTATGAAGAACTTTCAGCATTAAATAAACTAATAGTTTCAAAGGTTGATGTTAGTAATAAGAAAAATGAGTTAAAGGACGAAAAATATGACCTAAGTAAATTAAGTTTATAAAGAATGTTTCGCTCTATTTTTTATGTATATTGAAGGATTACGTGCTGTTAATGGTGAAGGAGAATACATAAATGACCTACCAGATTTAGCTGGCACACTATACATGGCTATTTACAGAAGTCCCATTGCACACGGAAAAATAAAGAAAATAGATCTTAGCGACGTCAAACTTCACGGTGGTATTGCTTTTGGGCCAGAAGAATTAAGTAAAGTTATTGTAAATCCTTTTCCTAATACCGTAGAGTTACCAATAAAATACTATCCTTTTGCAAAAGATAAAGTTAGATTTGTTGGTGAACCGATAGCTGTAGTTTTAGCCAAAGATTATTATAAGGCTATTGATCTGCTGGATTATATAAACGTTGAAATCGAGGAATTACCACCCGTTATCACAATTGAGGATTCTTTAAAAAATGAGGTTTTACTACATGAAGAAGTTAAAACGAATATCGCAATGCATAAAATTATGAGATTTGGTAATATAGAAAGAGCTTTTTCCGAATCACCTATCGTTATCTCTCATACGTTTAAATTTGGAAGGCATTCAGCATTACCCCTTGAAACTTACGGGGTGTTAGCTAAATTTGGTGAAGAGTTAGAGGTTTGGGCAAATATACAAGGACCCATGTTACAAGTCTATTTCTTAAGTAGAGCACTTAATATACCTATAAATAAGATTAAATTATTTTCACCCAGAGATATAGGTGGGAGTTTTGGAAACAAATATTCTCTTTATCCATACATTACTTTAGCTGCAGCAGCCTCAAAATTAACGGGAAAACCGATCAGATGGTTTGAAAGTAGAGCTGAGAGTTTTATAGCCAGTTCAGCTGGAGGGGAAAGAAAAGGAAATGTTGAAATTGCAGCAACAAAAGATGGGGTAATAAAAGGTATACGATACACTTTTTATGAAGATGTTGGAGCATACGTTAGACCACCTGAGCCTGGAGTATTATTTAGAGTTCAAGGTAATTTAAACGGGGCTTACGATATTAGGGCTATTGAAGCCGAATATTATGTAGTTCTAACTAATAAATCTCCTACTGGTTTAAATAGGGGTTATGGAGGACCTCCATTTTATTTTGCCTTAGAGACTGCAGTTGATAAACTTGCTGACGAAGTTGGAATTGATCCTTTGGAATTAAGGTTAAAGAACTTAATTAAGGTTTTTGACAAAGAGATTAACGGACAAAGATTTTATGAGACTGTTTCTGGAGGACTTTATCCA
The sequence above is drawn from the Sulfurisphaera tokodaii str. 7 genome and encodes:
- a CDS encoding xanthine dehydrogenase family protein molybdopterin-binding subunit — protein: MYIEGLRAVNGEGEYINDLPDLAGTLYMAIYRSPIAHGKIKKIDLSDVKLHGGIAFGPEELSKVIVNPFPNTVELPIKYYPFAKDKVRFVGEPIAVVLAKDYYKAIDLLDYINVEIEELPPVITIEDSLKNEVLLHEEVKTNIAMHKIMRFGNIERAFSESPIVISHTFKFGRHSALPLETYGVLAKFGEELEVWANIQGPMLQVYFLSRALNIPINKIKLFSPRDIGGSFGNKYSLYPYITLAAAASKLTGKPIRWFESRAESFIASSAGGERKGNVEIAATKDGVIKGIRYTFYEDVGAYVRPPEPGVLFRVQGNLNGAYDIRAIEAEYYVVLTNKSPTGLNRGYGGPPFYFALETAVDKLADEVGIDPLELRLKNLIKVFDKEINGQRFYETVSGGLYPEQDYVKVVKAIEDEYKKWKSMKDVGVGIAVIVEPSGTNLAYVDLALNKIKNPHSASSDYVTIALNPDGSVSVFVNGTNEGLGHETTIAEFISKELGIDESLIHVENRVDTTQPWNLASGSYSSRFAPIVMSAVKSGVDELKKRLAELAKKYLETEEIIFENGRFYDAKNKEKYVDIKRLVSAYHWNPSEFNYDKALSVTSYFYSPLLKPPQDNKINSSLGYAIQAHLAIVKRDEVTGEFKIVKYVISHDAGRILNKNLLEGQMYGGLLHGIALTFYEELKYDERGNPLVTLFDSYESPTLSEVIDTQVEFIHFETPAKYIPTGAYGGGEGPIMAAPAALANAISRLIGKRISEVPIRVIE